One genomic region from Gemmobacter aquarius encodes:
- a CDS encoding flagellar basal body-associated FliL family protein, with translation MAEAETAPESPPKRRGKLPLVLGAVMLLVLGGGGFYATWSGMVLGSHEEAEGEDAAPLPDIAFVPVEPVVISLPKTANSSHLRFSSQLEVTGKYTADVTLLLPRIADILNGYLRAIDVAELEDPTALVRIRAQLLRRIQLVTGEGRVRDLLVTEFVLN, from the coding sequence ATGGCCGAAGCCGAGACAGCGCCCGAAAGCCCACCCAAGCGGCGGGGCAAGCTGCCGCTGGTTCTGGGCGCGGTAATGCTGCTGGTTCTGGGTGGCGGCGGTTTCTATGCAACCTGGTCCGGGATGGTGCTGGGCAGCCACGAGGAGGCCGAGGGGGAAGATGCAGCGCCCCTGCCCGACATCGCCTTTGTGCCGGTCGAACCGGTGGTGATCTCGTTGCCGAAAACGGCCAACAGCAGCCATTTGCGCTTTTCCTCGCAGCTTGAGGTGACGGGGAAATACACCGCCGACGTCACGCTTTTGCTGCCGCGTATCGCCGATATCCTGAACGGTTATCTGCGGGCGATCGACGTGGCCGAATTGGAAGACCCGACCGCGCTGGTGCGAATCAGGGCGCAGCTGTTGCGCCGGATCCAGCTTGTTACCGGAGAGGGGCGCGTGCGCGATCTCCTCGTCACCGAATTTGTCTTGAACTAA
- the motA gene encoding flagellar motor stator protein MotA — MFGIIGIVVIMVMVFGGYVAAGGKMAIILHALPFEMVMIGGAAVGAFIISNDPATVKHTMKDIPRVFKGTKWKTGDYRDLLCLLFELIRLARTNPVGLEEHIEAPQSSAIFGRYPRVLADHDATDLICDTFRAASMNYDDPHQVEEVLDKRTESATHHAMHSSHALQNMADALPALGIVAAVLGVIKTMGSIDQPPEILGKMIGGALVGTFLGVFIAYGLVGPFAARLKSVVEEDAQFYRLIREVLVANLHSHPANICIEVGRQNTPHSARPSFAELEQALRNLKAEAA, encoded by the coding sequence ATGTTCGGCATCATCGGCATCGTCGTGATCATGGTGATGGTCTTTGGCGGCTATGTCGCCGCGGGCGGCAAGATGGCTATCATCTTGCACGCGCTGCCCTTCGAGATGGTGATGATCGGCGGCGCGGCGGTCGGGGCCTTCATCATCTCGAACGACCCTGCCACCGTGAAGCACACGATGAAGGATATTCCGCGCGTCTTCAAAGGCACCAAGTGGAAGACCGGCGACTATCGTGATCTTTTGTGCCTGCTGTTCGAACTGATCCGCCTTGCGCGCACCAATCCCGTCGGACTTGAGGAACATATCGAGGCGCCGCAATCTTCCGCCATCTTCGGGCGCTATCCGCGCGTTCTGGCCGACCATGACGCGACCGACCTGATTTGCGATACGTTCCGCGCCGCTTCGATGAATTACGACGATCCGCATCAGGTCGAAGAGGTGCTCGACAAGCGCACCGAATCGGCCACGCATCACGCCATGCATTCCAGCCATGCCTTGCAGAACATGGCCGATGCCCTGCCCGCGCTGGGCATTGTCGCCGCCGTTCTGGGGGTCATCAAGACCATGGGGTCGATCGACCAGCCGCCGGAAATTCTGGGCAAGATGATCGGCGGCGCGCTGGTCGGCACCTTTCTGGGTGTGTTCATCGCCTATGGTCTGGTCGGGCCCTTCGCGGCGCGGCTGAAATCCGTGGTCGAAGAAGACGCGCAATTCTATCGCCTGATCCGCGAGGTTCTGGTGGCCAACTTGCACAGCCATCCGGCCAATATCTGCATCGAGGTCGGGCGCCAAAACACGCCGCACAGCGCAAGGCCCAGTTTCGCCGAGTTGGAACAGGCGCTTCGCAACCTGAAGGCCGAAGCAGCATGA
- the flgG gene encoding flagellar basal-body rod protein FlgG translates to MKALQIAATGMTAQQMRVDVVSHNLANMSTTGFNARRADFADLMYQQLARPGTVTAEDGTMLPTGIQLGMGVRPAAVSVVLSQGSLSQTGGDLDVAIEGRGYIEVTLPSGAAAYTRDGSLRRSADGEIVTSDGYPVAPGITIPDDARSISINANGEVYAYFLNQTQPQLLGQLGLASFSNEKGLEAMGSNLFLESAASGPVQTGTPGAEGFGTLRQGYLEDSSVDAVREVTELIKAQRGYELNAKVLTAADQMLSATTQVR, encoded by the coding sequence ATGAAAGCCTTGCAGATCGCGGCAACCGGCATGACGGCGCAGCAAATGCGGGTCGATGTGGTGTCCCACAACCTTGCCAACATGTCGACGACCGGCTTCAACGCCCGCCGCGCCGATTTTGCCGACCTGATGTATCAGCAACTCGCCCGCCCCGGCACCGTGACCGCCGAGGATGGCACGATGCTGCCCACCGGCATCCAGCTTGGCATGGGGGTTCGCCCCGCCGCCGTTTCAGTGGTGCTGTCGCAAGGGTCGCTGTCGCAGACGGGCGGCGATCTGGACGTGGCGATCGAAGGGCGCGGCTATATCGAGGTGACGTTGCCTTCGGGCGCTGCGGCCTATACCCGCGACGGGTCGCTCCGCCGCAGCGCGGATGGCGAGATCGTCACGTCAGACGGCTATCCCGTCGCACCCGGCATCACCATTCCCGATGATGCCCGCAGCATCTCGATCAACGCCAACGGCGAGGTCTATGCCTATTTCCTGAACCAGACCCAACCGCAGCTTCTGGGCCAGCTTGGCCTTGCCTCGTTTTCAAACGAAAAGGGGTTGGAAGCGATGGGGTCGAACCTGTTTCTGGAAAGCGCGGCGTCAGGCCCCGTTCAGACCGGCACGCCGGGGGCGGAAGGCTTCGGCACCCTGCGGCAGGGCTATCTGGAAGACAGCAGCGTCGATGCCGTGCGCGAGGTGACCGAACTGATAAAGGCACAGCGCGGATACGAGCTGAACGCCAAGGTGCTGACCGCCGCCGACCAGATGCTGTCGGCCACCACGCAGGTGCGCTGA
- the flgA gene encoding flagellar basal body P-ring formation chaperone FlgA produces the protein MRWLCLMLAAQPACAESLIATRLIAPGAVIAATDVVLADAAIPGALTTLQAALGQTARVAIYAGRPLRAGDLGPAILVRRNQPVALRYGAGTLVIMAEGRALSEGAAGDTVRAMNTGSKTTLTGTVLPDGTIDVKGAPCVGC, from the coding sequence ATGCGCTGGCTGTGCCTGATGCTCGCCGCCCAGCCTGCCTGCGCCGAAAGCCTGATCGCCACGCGGCTGATCGCGCCCGGTGCGGTGATTGCGGCCACCGATGTGGTCTTGGCAGATGCCGCCATTCCCGGCGCGCTGACCACGTTGCAAGCCGCGCTTGGCCAGACCGCACGGGTCGCGATCTATGCCGGTCGCCCGCTGCGGGCGGGTGATCTTGGCCCCGCCATCCTCGTGCGGCGCAACCAGCCGGTCGCGCTGCGCTACGGCGCAGGCACCCTTGTGATCATGGCTGAAGGCCGCGCGCTGTCCGAAGGCGCGGCAGGCGATACGGTTCGCGCCATGAACACCGGATCGAAGACCACCCTGACCGGCACGGTCCTGCCGGACGGAACCATTGATGTGAAAGGTGCGCCATGCGTTGGTTGCTGA
- a CDS encoding flagellar biosynthesis protein FlhA produces the protein MTMPALAALFRPTILLALALMSVIAMMVLPVPAWLLDLGLALSFALAILMLTITLFIERPLDFSAFPTILLASLLLRLALNVSSTKLIISQGHTGTDAAGHVIEGFANFVMGGDVVLGLVIFVVILIVNFIVITKGAGRMAEVGARFALDGMPGRQLAIDADVAAGAIDHAEAKTRRERELAETTFFGSLDGASKFVKGDAVAGLLITLLNLVVGLIVGTLVHGLPLGEAFETYTILTVGDGLVTQIPAVVISVATALLLARGGGSGAADVSFFAQLGRYPSALATVAGLLALFALVPGLPMLPFLAGAAGLGALAWRGSRPVEVAMVAKVEPVRPRPIGDMLDFDELHIEFATDLVAMALDPATGLEARVGNMRAHVAANYGFILPEIRLTDEASLQPGTYRIRIQGVERVRDRLFPDQVLVLLADGIPAPPGLDVREPVFGAPARWIATDRQEDAALAGLTVVSPPEVLATHLLETIRANLSRLLSLRGLRRLLDEFVNVSDPDRATANRRLLDEMMPDKVPNDLLLATLRLLLEERVSVRNLPLILEAIAESRSLGRAEAVADHVRQRLGFQIVAELRREDGTVPLVQLAPEWEKIFNQYQIDAPGGARDVALPPDVFARLANGFADRIARLAEGGTHAAVVTTAQRRRFLRTVAVAKGLATPVLAYEEISADAKPALMGQIAA, from the coding sequence ATGACCATGCCCGCGCTTGCTGCGCTGTTTCGCCCGACGATCCTGCTTGCCTTGGCCTTGATGTCGGTCATCGCCATGATGGTGCTGCCGGTTCCGGCATGGCTGCTCGACCTCGGGCTTGCGCTGTCCTTCGCTTTGGCGATCCTGATGCTGACGATCACGCTGTTCATCGAGCGTCCGCTAGATTTTTCAGCCTTTCCGACGATCCTTCTGGCCTCGCTGCTGCTGCGGCTGGCGCTGAACGTTTCGTCGACCAAGCTGATCATCTCGCAGGGGCATACCGGAACCGATGCAGCGGGCCATGTGATCGAAGGCTTCGCGAATTTCGTAATGGGCGGCGATGTGGTGCTGGGTCTGGTGATCTTTGTCGTGATCCTGATCGTCAATTTCATCGTCATCACGAAAGGCGCCGGCCGCATGGCCGAAGTGGGCGCCCGCTTCGCGCTTGACGGGATGCCGGGGCGGCAGTTGGCGATCGATGCCGATGTGGCGGCAGGCGCGATCGACCACGCCGAGGCAAAGACGCGGCGCGAACGGGAACTGGCCGAGACGACCTTTTTCGGCTCGCTCGACGGCGCGTCGAAATTCGTCAAGGGCGATGCGGTCGCGGGGCTTTTGATCACGCTGCTCAATCTGGTCGTCGGGTTGATCGTGGGCACGCTGGTGCACGGGTTGCCGCTGGGCGAAGCCTTTGAAACCTATACGATCCTTACGGTTGGTGACGGGCTGGTCACGCAGATCCCGGCGGTGGTCATCTCGGTCGCCACGGCGCTGTTGCTGGCGCGGGGTGGTGGCTCGGGTGCGGCGGACGTGTCGTTCTTTGCACAGTTGGGAAGGTATCCTTCGGCGCTGGCGACCGTGGCGGGGCTGCTTGCGCTGTTCGCTCTGGTGCCCGGCCTGCCGATGCTGCCGTTTCTTGCGGGTGCGGCGGGTCTGGGCGCGCTGGCCTGGCGCGGGTCGCGCCCGGTCGAGGTGGCGATGGTCGCCAAGGTCGAACCCGTCCGCCCTCGACCCATCGGCGACATGCTCGATTTCGACGAATTGCATATCGAATTCGCGACCGATCTGGTGGCGATGGCGCTCGATCCGGCCACCGGGCTTGAGGCACGGGTGGGCAACATGCGGGCGCATGTGGCTGCGAATTACGGCTTTATCCTGCCGGAAATCCGGCTGACCGATGAGGCATCGTTGCAGCCCGGAACCTACCGGATCCGGATACAGGGGGTCGAGCGGGTGCGGGACCGGCTTTTTCCGGATCAGGTGCTGGTTCTTTTGGCCGACGGCATCCCCGCGCCGCCCGGGCTGGATGTGCGCGAACCGGTGTTCGGCGCGCCCGCCCGCTGGATCGCGACTGACCGGCAGGAAGACGCGGCGCTGGCGGGGCTGACGGTCGTCTCACCGCCCGAGGTGCTGGCCACGCATCTGCTGGAGACGATCCGCGCCAACCTGTCGCGGCTGCTATCGCTGCGCGGGCTGCGCCGCCTGCTCGATGAATTCGTGAACGTGTCCGATCCCGACCGCGCAACGGCGAACCGGCGGCTTCTGGACGAGATGATGCCCGACAAGGTGCCGAACGATCTGCTTCTGGCCACGCTGCGGCTGTTGCTCGAAGAGCGGGTTTCGGTGCGTAATCTGCCGCTGATTTTGGAAGCCATCGCCGAATCGCGCAGCCTCGGGCGGGCCGAAGCGGTGGCCGACCATGTGCGCCAACGCCTCGGTTTCCAGATCGTGGCCGAGCTGCGACGCGAGGACGGGACGGTGCCGCTGGTGCAGCTTGCGCCTGAATGGGAAAAGATTTTCAATCAATATCAGATAGATGCGCCCGGTGGGGCGAGGGATGTCGCCCTGCCGCCCGATGTCTTTGCCCGTCTTGCCAACGGCTTTGCCGACCGCATCGCGCGGCTGGCCGAAGGCGGAACCCATGCGGCAGTCGTGACCACGGCCCAGCGCCGACGCTTCTTGCGGACGGTCGCCGTGGCCAAGGGGCTTGCCACGCCGGTGCTGGCCTATGAGGAGATCAGCGCCGATGCCAAACCGGCCCTGATGGGGCAGATCGCGGCATGA
- a CDS encoding flagellar basal body-associated FliL family protein, with protein MKKLLLPLIGLVALLAGAGGGYFLRPHSAAEAEPPPEETVVPPDYVKLNNQFVVPVLEKGRVVSMVILSLSLEVVPGTSERVYEIEPKLRDAFLQVLFDHSNAGGFRGSFTDGANLVLLRKALLEAAQAILTDKVSDVLIVEIVRQDS; from the coding sequence ATGAAAAAGCTGCTTTTGCCCCTGATCGGTCTGGTCGCCCTTCTGGCTGGCGCAGGGGGCGGATACTTCTTGCGGCCGCACTCCGCCGCCGAGGCCGAGCCGCCCCCTGAAGAAACCGTCGTCCCGCCCGATTATGTCAAGCTGAACAACCAGTTCGTCGTTCCGGTGCTGGAAAAGGGGCGGGTGGTGTCGATGGTCATCCTGTCGCTCAGCCTCGAGGTGGTGCCGGGCACATCCGAACGTGTGTACGAGATCGAACCAAAGCTGCGCGATGCCTTCTTGCAGGTGCTGTTCGATCATTCGAACGCAGGCGGCTTTCGTGGATCGTTCACCGATGGCGCGAACCTCGTTCTCCTCCGCAAGGCATTGCTCGAGGCCGCACAAGCCATACTGACCGACAAGGTCAGCGACGTGCTGATCGTCGAGATCGTCCGTCAGGACAGCTGA
- a CDS encoding MotE family protein, with protein sequence MKRWQGRGALAMIALLCAGSGALRLGFGAGAALALVPDQGATEAAGLCSPPPAAVAQALTEREALLADREAALADRMAALALAEKAVQTRMAEMAEARDSLMQVVAVADGAAEKDLSRLTAVYEAMKPADAARLFAAMSPDFAAGFLGRMRPETAAAVMAALDPKAAYGISALIAGRNANAPTD encoded by the coding sequence ATGAAGCGGTGGCAGGGCAGGGGCGCCTTGGCGATGATCGCGCTTTTGTGTGCCGGATCGGGCGCCTTACGTCTGGGCTTTGGCGCGGGGGCCGCGCTGGCGCTGGTGCCGGACCAGGGCGCTACCGAAGCGGCAGGCCTGTGCAGCCCGCCGCCCGCTGCGGTGGCACAGGCCCTGACCGAACGCGAAGCGCTGCTTGCCGACCGCGAGGCGGCCTTGGCCGATCGCATGGCCGCGCTGGCGTTGGCGGAAAAAGCCGTCCAGACGCGCATGGCCGAAATGGCCGAGGCGCGCGACAGCCTGATGCAGGTGGTCGCCGTGGCGGACGGGGCGGCTGAAAAAGACCTCTCGCGCCTGACTGCCGTGTACGAGGCGATGAAACCGGCTGATGCCGCGCGGCTGTTCGCGGCCATGTCACCCGATTTCGCGGCGGGCTTTCTGGGCCGGATGCGCCCCGAAACGGCGGCCGCGGTGATGGCCGCGCTCGACCCGAAGGCCGCCTATGGCATCAGTGCCCTCATCGCGGGCCGGAACGCGAATGCGCCGACCGACTAA
- a CDS encoding flagellar biosynthetic protein FliQ yields MTDTLLYDMMRAALWIAVQISAPLLAVALVAGVVIGLLQALTSVQEATLTFVPKVALMIAVFWVAMGFMTARLVDFFTMGIIPVVAGGN; encoded by the coding sequence ATGACCGACACGCTGCTTTACGACATGATGCGCGCCGCGCTGTGGATCGCGGTGCAGATTTCCGCCCCCTTGCTGGCCGTGGCCCTGGTCGCAGGGGTGGTGATCGGGCTGTTGCAGGCGCTGACATCCGTGCAGGAGGCCACGCTGACATTCGTGCCAAAGGTGGCGCTGATGATCGCGGTTTTCTGGGTCGCGATGGGCTTCATGACGGCGCGGCTGGTCGATTTCTTTACCATGGGGATCATCCCCGTCGTCGCGGGGGGCAACTGA
- a CDS encoding flagellar biosynthetic protein FliR, producing MMQDLAQLMVLLDAALRPLVMTFLRVGAVMALLPAFGEQSVPARLRLVIALAFTAVVAPAVMDRHTGDAVLLPALAEVLSGLLIGLSLRLLVLALQTAGAIAAQSASLSQLFATAGAEPQPAFGTLFTLGGLALAVQAGLHVRAAELMILSYDLLPAGRIPAASDVATWGTAQGARALSLALSLSAPFVIAAVLWNVALGVLNRAMPQLMVSFIGAPALSLGALVLLALVTPLLLPVWLAALHATLQNPFAP from the coding sequence ATGATGCAGGATCTGGCGCAGCTTATGGTCCTGCTCGACGCCGCGCTGCGGCCCTTGGTGATGACGTTCCTGCGTGTCGGCGCGGTCATGGCGCTTTTGCCCGCCTTTGGCGAGCAATCGGTTCCGGCGCGGTTGCGGCTGGTGATCGCCCTGGCCTTTACCGCCGTGGTCGCGCCCGCCGTGATGGACCGGCACACGGGCGATGCGGTTTTGCTGCCCGCCTTGGCCGAGGTGCTTTCGGGCCTGCTGATCGGGCTGTCGCTGCGGCTGTTGGTGCTAGCCTTGCAAACGGCGGGTGCGATTGCGGCGCAGTCGGCCTCGCTTTCGCAATTGTTCGCCACGGCAGGTGCCGAGCCGCAACCGGCCTTTGGCACGCTGTTCACGCTGGGCGGGTTGGCGCTGGCGGTGCAGGCGGGGCTGCATGTGCGGGCGGCCGAGTTGATGATCCTGTCCTACGACCTTTTGCCCGCGGGCCGCATACCCGCCGCATCCGATGTGGCGACATGGGGCACGGCGCAGGGTGCGCGGGCGCTTTCGCTTGCGTTGTCGCTTTCGGCACCCTTCGTTATCGCCGCTGTCTTGTGGAACGTTGCGCTGGGCGTGCTGAACCGTGCGATGCCGCAACTGATGGTGTCGTTCATCGGGGCTCCTGCGCTGTCGCTCGGGGCGCTGGTCCTGTTGGCGCTGGTCACACCGCTTTTGCTGCCCGTCTGGCTGGCGGCGCTGCATGCCACCCTGCAAAACCCGTTTGCGCCATGA
- the fliE gene encoding flagellar hook-basal body complex protein FliE has protein sequence MDIRSPFAANLYAQAKTATSPLAAKVEEFTTRIDAGEATARSAMTGGADPHALVEALASSQMAVETVATVRDRVVEAYQEILRMPI, from the coding sequence ATGGACATCCGCTCACCCTTTGCCGCAAATCTTTACGCGCAGGCCAAGACCGCAACCTCTCCGCTTGCCGCCAAGGTCGAGGAATTCACCACCCGCATCGACGCGGGCGAGGCCACCGCCCGCAGCGCCATGACCGGCGGGGCCGACCCGCACGCGCTGGTCGAGGCGCTGGCCTCGTCGCAGATGGCCGTGGAAACCGTGGCCACAGTCCGCGACCGCGTGGTCGAGGCCTATCAGGAAATCCTGAGGATGCCGATATGA
- a CDS encoding EscU/YscU/HrcU family type III secretion system export apparatus switch protein, with protein MSETDDKPHDPSQKRLDDARKRGEIPRSQDVLTAATYAGFLAAGFAFGPVALLAAADVATRMLAQADRLSPQAMSSGAHALQTLVGPLILPLLPFFLMPALVVCVVLAAERGVIFAPEKLMPKLSRIDPVAALGHKFGPDGMVEFAKSTAKIVLTGWLLFWFLGRHAADLFSTVALSPAQGLALMLRLTLQFLFLVFLVSLAFGALDYLWQVLRHKSRNRMSRQELVEEHKESEGDPHFRQHRRQRGQEIAMNRMLRDVETADVVVVNPTHYAVALKWNRAKRQAPVCVAKGVDEIAAAIRAKAAEHGVPIHRDPPTARAIFASVNLGQPVQPDHYRAVAAAIRFAEAMRKRARKRLQ; from the coding sequence ATGAGCGAGACTGACGACAAGCCGCACGACCCGTCGCAAAAGCGGCTCGACGATGCGCGCAAGCGGGGCGAAATTCCGCGTTCGCAAGATGTGCTGACGGCGGCGACCTATGCGGGATTTCTGGCCGCAGGGTTCGCCTTTGGTCCGGTGGCGCTGTTGGCGGCGGCGGATGTGGCGACACGCATGCTGGCGCAGGCCGACCGGCTTTCGCCACAGGCGATGTCAAGCGGCGCGCATGCCTTGCAAACGCTGGTCGGCCCGCTGATCCTGCCCTTGTTGCCGTTTTTCCTGATGCCCGCGCTTGTGGTCTGCGTCGTGCTTGCGGCCGAGCGCGGGGTGATCTTTGCACCCGAAAAGCTGATGCCCAAACTGTCGCGCATCGATCCTGTGGCGGCGTTGGGGCATAAGTTCGGGCCTGACGGGATGGTCGAGTTCGCCAAGAGCACGGCCAAGATCGTGCTGACCGGCTGGCTTTTGTTCTGGTTTCTGGGCCGGCACGCAGCCGATCTGTTCAGCACCGTGGCGCTTTCGCCCGCGCAGGGGCTGGCGCTGATGTTGCGGCTGACGCTCCAGTTCCTGTTTCTGGTGTTTCTTGTGTCGCTGGCTTTTGGCGCGCTCGATTACCTGTGGCAGGTTTTGCGGCACAAGTCGCGCAACCGCATGTCGCGTCAGGAACTGGTCGAAGAACATAAGGAATCCGAGGGCGACCCGCATTTCCGCCAACACCGCCGCCAGAGGGGGCAGGAAATCGCCATGAACCGGATGCTGCGCGATGTCGAAACCGCCGATGTGGTCGTGGTGAACCCGACGCATTACGCCGTGGCGCTGAAATGGAACCGCGCCAAGCGACAGGCGCCCGTTTGCGTGGCCAAGGGGGTGGACGAAATCGCCGCCGCGATCCGCGCCAAGGCGGCAGAACATGGCGTGCCGATCCACCGCGACCCACCCACTGCGCGGGCGATCTTTGCTTCGGTCAATCTGGGCCAGCCGGTCCAGCCAGACCACTACCGCGCCGTTGCAGCCGCGATCCGCTTTGCCGAAGCGATGCGGAAGCGTGCCAGAAAGCGGCTGCAATGA
- the flgH gene encoding flagellar basal body L-ring protein FlgH, producing MRWLLIGLSVAGCARMDQVGRAPGFAPLEGSNQYHAMYSAPLPMSSDQDGPTAGSSLWSAERGALFGDSRAAQRGDIMTVVIEIDDSAKISNSTGRSRSAAEDMGIPSLIGIPQRIDAQLPDGASMENAAEATSKSSFQGDGSVSRAEKLTLRVAATVVEKLPNGVLRIEGRQEVRVNFELRELLLSGYVRPVDISRRNEITYDKIAGAQISYGGRGQITDVQQPRYGQQVADIVLPF from the coding sequence ATGCGTTGGTTGCTGATCGGATTGTCGGTTGCGGGTTGCGCCCGCATGGACCAGGTGGGCCGCGCGCCCGGCTTTGCGCCGCTGGAAGGGTCAAACCAGTATCACGCCATGTATTCGGCACCCTTGCCGATGTCATCCGATCAGGACGGCCCCACCGCCGGATCGTCGCTGTGGAGCGCCGAACGCGGTGCGCTGTTCGGCGACAGCCGCGCCGCCCAAAGGGGCGATATCATGACCGTGGTGATCGAGATCGACGATTCGGCCAAAATCTCGAACAGCACAGGCCGCAGCCGCAGCGCGGCGGAAGACATGGGCATCCCCTCGCTGATCGGCATACCGCAGCGCATAGACGCACAATTGCCCGACGGCGCATCGATGGAGAATGCCGCAGAAGCGACGTCGAAATCTTCCTTTCAGGGTGACGGGTCGGTCAGCCGCGCCGAAAAACTGACGCTGCGGGTCGCCGCCACCGTGGTGGAAAAGCTGCCCAATGGCGTGCTGCGGATCGAGGGGCGGCAAGAGGTGCGTGTGAATTTCGAACTGCGCGAGCTTCTCTTGTCGGGCTATGTCCGCCCCGTCGATATTTCGCGCAGGAACGAGATCACTTATGACAAGATCGCAGGCGCGCAGATTTCCTATGGCGGGCGCGGCCAGATCACCGATGTGCAGCAGCCCCGCTACGGCCAGCAGGTCGCCGACATCGTGCTGCCCTTCTGA
- a CDS encoding flagellar hook-basal body complex protein, producing METGGYVTLTRQSGLMREMQVVANNIANLSTAGFRREGVVFSEYLRQGGEGGSISMANANARVVDLTQGGMSTTGGTFDFAIQGDGFFLVNTPQGQRLTRAGSFTPSAQGTLVTPDGNPLLDAGGTPVTVPAGQIALAADGTLSANGQPFARIGLWAPVDPLALRHQSGTLFDGGAVQPAEGATLLQGMLEDSNVDPVTEVSRMIEVQRAYELGQGFLDREDERLRGVIQTLGR from the coding sequence ATGGAAACCGGCGGCTATGTCACGCTGACCCGCCAATCGGGCCTGATGCGCGAAATGCAGGTGGTGGCGAACAACATCGCTAACCTGTCGACCGCAGGCTTCCGGCGCGAAGGGGTGGTGTTTTCCGAATACTTGCGCCAAGGGGGCGAGGGCGGATCGATCTCGATGGCCAATGCCAATGCCCGCGTGGTCGACTTGACCCAAGGCGGCATGTCCACCACCGGCGGCACCTTCGATTTCGCCATACAGGGCGACGGATTTTTCCTGGTGAACACCCCCCAGGGGCAGCGCCTGACGCGCGCGGGGTCTTTCACCCCGTCGGCCCAAGGCACGCTCGTCACGCCCGATGGCAACCCGCTGCTCGATGCCGGCGGAACGCCCGTTACCGTTCCGGCGGGCCAGATCGCCCTTGCCGCCGATGGCACGCTTTCGGCCAATGGCCAGCCCTTTGCCCGTATCGGCCTTTGGGCACCGGTCGACCCGCTGGCGCTGCGCCACCAAAGCGGCACCCTGTTCGACGGCGGCGCGGTACAGCCCGCCGAAGGGGCGACGCTTCTGCAAGGCATGCTGGAAGACAGCAACGTCGACCCCGTGACCGAGGTGTCGCGCATGATCGAGGTGCAGCGCGCCTATGAATTGGGCCAAGGCTTTCTCGACCGCGAAGACGAACGGCTGCGCGGCGTCATCCAGACCTTGGGGAGATAG
- a CDS encoding transglycosylase SLT domain-containing protein, giving the protein MFLLLMTAAPPVWAAETCDIAAEQAAQESGVPLAILSAITRAETRNGSGAPWPWTINHAGTGEWFDTPDQALARIDALVAAGESLDIGCFQINTRWHGNAFGSSADMLDPLTNARYAARYLLELYGESADWKAAVASYHSRDPDRGDRYADRVALIMREAGAPVEPVADPMPRENGFPLLLAGDPVSHGSLFGAAGLLGPLVGP; this is encoded by the coding sequence GTGTTCCTGCTTCTGATGACGGCCGCACCACCCGTCTGGGCTGCCGAAACCTGTGATATCGCGGCCGAGCAGGCGGCGCAGGAAAGTGGCGTGCCGCTGGCCATCCTGTCCGCGATCACCCGCGCCGAAACCCGCAACGGCAGCGGCGCGCCTTGGCCGTGGACTATCAACCACGCAGGAACCGGCGAATGGTTCGATACGCCCGATCAGGCCTTGGCCCGGATCGACGCTTTGGTGGCGGCGGGCGAAAGCCTTGATATAGGCTGCTTCCAGATCAACACGCGCTGGCACGGCAATGCCTTCGGATCGTCGGCAGATATGCTCGACCCGCTGACGAATGCCCGCTATGCCGCGCGCTATCTGCTTGAGCTTTATGGCGAGAGCGCGGATTGGAAAGCGGCTGTCGCTTCGTATCATTCGCGCGATCCCGACCGTGGCGATCGATATGCCGACCGAGTGGCGCTGATCATGCGCGAGGCGGGTGCACCGGTCGAACCGGTCGCCGATCCGATGCCGCGCGAAAACGGCTTTCCGCTGTTGCTGGCGGGCGATCCGGTCAGTCACGGGTCATTGTTCGGGGCGGCGGGGCTGCTTGGCCCGCTGGTCGGACCATGA